One genomic region from Tachysurus fulvidraco isolate hzauxx_2018 chromosome 14, HZAU_PFXX_2.0, whole genome shotgun sequence encodes:
- the ep400 gene encoding E1A-binding protein p400 isoform X6: protein MHHGGGPPNAQRNPQRSKSFTGSEAEEQQQQQQQPVTQQQPTTVTHPQSPVTTFTTAASPAVSAPQSPNYQIIMSRSPVAGQNVNITLQNMVPANQQITLTSLPLQSPASPGFQHQAPQWRFEHGSSSYIQVTSPLPQPIQPQSPTQHSPVPLQAVTRPGAGIMVRQISLSSSTGSGHFVYQDNTGLTQLAPTTVGTVQMAAPAVTPASLRERRLSQPHSQTGGTIHHLGPQSPVASGATLTALANPGHITTSNLPPQISSIIQGQLRPVVAGVAASGMTSYGAVPPSSPSRSNANPPLTPKKVQPKKLEEIAPPNAEVAQLRKQCLEHHGKKMESLKDVFKDYLIELFFLQHLQGNMMDYLAFKKKPCVPLYTYLRQNDLDLEDEEEEEEQSEVINDEGHCVSVACTSVSMTTTQVKVVTGKDGQTVTPVAIATQLPPNVSAAFSTQPQFQLHPGSAGGNISNPVDMEAFKRQQALAQADQAKRSRIEVVRHGMIFQHPVVAPLGSPGVPLQQLMPTAQGGMPPTPQAVQIGGQNQNQQQYDPSKGPPVQNAASLHTPPPQLPGRLPQAALPMAALPLALSQPQPVVLEQQCQVPGGQLQPQVKLQGAAAVLAAVNPHPQLQMQLQIQQQQQQTQPIVHPGQATVALVRPGAETTQTAQRLIPNPTSSSVMSSAPLSSLPSPLPSAPVRAPVPHVLSSALHSKLTVSNGTAAPKVSTLNQGSAVNNVQESPQDKQAEQAKLENQVHQRIAELRKEGQWSASRLPKLQEASRPKSHWDYLLEEMQWMAADFAQERRWKMAAAKKLVRTCARYHVEARKTDERKKTEEELRLRNIAGVIAREVDYFWSNIEQVVEIKLHLEILCKRQKALRLQKSGNKGQSSKAAPASGEKDSRVVESVSTRKRKTSKSLSDVEAEDEESTIEEQEAMEVAAEQKEELVELTKEDRDSCPLGSPHEPVLIDTLLSDEQYHGSERSSSASGTDGKPMKDIAEVSRATDLILPKGSARTTPITRLPVPSLLHGTLRDYQQVGVEWLANLHRKHLNGILADETGLGKTVQTVAYLAHLACHEGIWGPHLVVVRTCKLLNWELEFKRWCPGLKIVLYLGSKRERRYKRSWWSEPNGFHVCLTSYKLLLKDQAHFMKRRWRHLVLDEVQLIKNMTEKHWETIFKLRSQQRILLINSQLKNTLREMWTMTHFLLPGITRSYLDFPIQPGTDQNQDYCHKLVIRLYRMIQPFILRRSKRDVEKQLPKKYEHILKCRLSARQKSMYEDILTQTSAQEALKTGHFVSVLQVLMQLQRICNHPDLIQIRDTSSSYTCQSLQYNTPSLLLTALQKDQWKTVDLSLFDLIGNEGRLTRFETTDVLPKLRLSQQLIEEIHSAPAPPPRPKACKIKPMRLFQPVQYGTKPEGRLVPLVSTSQGQRSAATTTATPTTTSTPTAVAQNTQARGKSPITTTSSAQASSTPGLAVAAAPSTTTSTHVALGVAGVGAVAPRPSVAPQPLSTHSLLPQRLLLSSQAQARLPSGDVVKVAQLASQSRIAQTETPVTLQFQGNKFTLSPSQLRQLTTGQPLQLQGNILQIVSTPGQPILRPPGPLVMQPMPQPVPVQNSTGPPALPPPTPAPPQVAVAAGDTASSSDARSNAKPSTNAAPQESSEEKNRQLKERLTRLFGVNERRVQRSVLYGADLIETCSVTRGRAPPPLCAPLHSRWTWVGRDACLKAQQNSVYTTDSLRSALQSHTDRLQEGDSLVKRLSCILPTAVAPPPQLYAADPPPPYSLKQKAFVRQLREVSAPFNSEIRALSCPTLFELPDKHLLEMDSGKLEALSILLHKLKSEGRRVLIFTQMASMLDILEAFLDRRHFTFVRLDESLSHHERQDQIKVFNCNRQFFCAILTNRCCSAVGHVFDADTVVFYDTDLNPSMDARTQEWCDRVGRSKDIHIYRLESGNSIEEKLLKNGTKDLIREVAAQGTDYTLAFLTQRTIQDLFEVEAGSGEKVEEFVVLHQEPSPSESIPPHVARPYIQALNTITLHTLHPEHRTEQKVLAKGEKQTEQDEEEGEVTEEASQLEELASVVEQLTPIERYALHCLEYLHVANDEAVAKERTEASKRVWEMRQQQKRKREEQEQAALEDEEDLFTYTREDAYNMEYVFESTDGQTEIMPLWTPPTPPQDDNDIYIDSVICLMYDSAPMPESKLPPVYIRKEHKRPKMDPSSMGRKKKKGHGETVIPPRSLFDKASMLKVRREGKDQKKNFSLKQQAPFAKPLPSLVKPTMEPGQDNPEWLISEDWALLQAVKQLLELPLNLTIVSPAHTPNWDLVSDVVSSCSRIYRSPKQCRSRYENVIIPREEGKLIYEANPKKKTKSTYKTKNSRPLRTCQIYTQDDNATQIQLYNNRFELMKIIASKRSPPIKPLLGLNPFQKNPKHASVLAESGISYDKPLPPIQVASQRAERIAKEKKALAEQQRAQQLAQQQTAGATPGTPGATTQPQAQPQAAPAGLQATGVPQGTQQGASAVPNTAVLTGTIKTAATNTGIQTAAAVGGNVIVNTVASVSPGQFQGNKRLASPVISGALAVTGAATAQVVHNQQRAVASVPAATSAEVVAIATSQGVRAVTPVTASAVVSSSLTPVSQARSLVAQGLSQGKPITQAQLQIIRQQQQLQQQQPQQQQQAGSPQIKAVNKPQQIHKQKLQVVAAQGQQSTVTQQVQAAPTPQTSTQLTPVAAVPRPGAVLTGTTAPSLQVARLTRVPASGTITAQAGQTAQVTLTKPPPVVSVPAVVSSTGVTTLPVTVAGISVAIGQPQKTVSVGPVVGSFQVQQLLQRQKQQAAPQQKVAQPQQTQAAVQQKLATQQAAQGPQKVTYTTTQLQPGIKTQFFTSLSAPAQKSATTQQIQVTKIPQIAVQQQIVSSPQQIQAQPHTVTLTQTAAAPGSSPQAQVQMIPTGSTSAPQVVHQKLLQQQQPQQQVVTTPAPVSSPQIQVPAPQSPAQQQSSTVTPTADAPVQQPGTPQPQPGKANARAGAAMRAKTPAKPSGGS from the exons ATGCACCATGGAGGAGGTCCACCAAATGCACAGAGAAATCCGCAGAGATCCAAATCTTTCACAGGATCTGAAGCagaagagcagcagcagcaacaacagcagccaGTCACACAACAACAACCCACAACTGTCACTCATCCGCAGTCACCGGTGACGACGTTTACCACGGCAGCAAGCCCAGCGGTCTCGGCTCCTCAGTCCCCCAACTACCAGATCATCATGAGCCGGAGCCCCGTGGCTGGCCAGAACGTGAACATCACCCTGCAGAACATGGTCCCTGCGAACCAACAGATCACGCTGACGTCTCTGCCGCTGCAAAGTCCTGCTTCGCCCGGTTTCCAGCACCAGGCTCCTCAGTGGCGGTTCGAGCACGGCTCGTCTTCGTACATTCAAGTGACTTCGCCTCTTCCTCAGCCGATTCAGCCTCAGAGTCCGACACAGCACAGCCCTGTTCCGCTGCAGGCTGTGACCAGGCCGGGCGCTGGAATCATGGTACGGCAGATTAGTCTCAGCAGTTCGACCGGAAGTGGACACTTTGTGTACCAGGATAATACGGGCTTGACTCAGCTGGCTCCGACGACGGTCGGCACGGTGCAGATGGCCGCCCCAGCCGTGACACCCGCGTCCCTGCGGGAGAGACGCCTCTCTCAACCCCACTCTCAGACCGGTGGCACAATCCATCACCTGGGCCCTCAGAGTCCTGTGGCATCCGGAGCCACTCTGACGGCCTTAGCCAACCCCGGTCACATCACTACTTCCAACCTTCCTCCTCAGATCAGCAGCATCATCCAGGGACAGCTTCGGCCCGTCGTTGCAGGGGTCGCAGCATCCGGAATGACATCCTACGGCGCAGTCCCTCCCTCCAGTCCGTCTCGGAGTAACGCAAACCCTCCGCTGACACCCAAAAAGGTTCAGCCCAAGAAGCTGGAGGAGATAGCACCCCCTAACGCTGAGGTGGCTCAGCTGAGGAAGCAGTGTTTGGAGCATCACGGCAAGAAGATGGAAAGCCTGAAGGACGTGTTCAAGGACTACCTGATCGAACTCTTCTTTCTGCAACATCTACAAGGCAACATGATGGACTACCTCGCCTTCAAGAAGAAGCCGTGCGTGCCGCTCTACACCTACTTGAGGCAAAACGACCTCGACCTCGAGgacgaggaggaagaagaagaacaatcCGAAGTGATCAATGACGAG ggacACTGTGTGAGCGTTGCATGTACGTCTGTTTCTATGACAACCACTCAGGTGAAAGTAGTGACAGGAAAGGATGGCCAGACGGTGACGCCCGTCGCCATAGCCACCCAGCTCCCACCCAACGTGTCTGCGGCGTTCTCCACCCAGCCACAGTTTCAG CTTCATCCTGGTTCTGCAGGTGGGAACATTTCCAATCCCGTGGACATGGAGGCCTTCAAACGGCAGCAGGCTTTGGCTCAAGCAG ATCAGGCTAAGCGGTCCCGGATCGAAGTGGTTCGCCACGGGATGATATTCCAGCACCCCGTTGTAGCTCCTTTAGGATCTCCCGGCGTTCCCCTCCAGCAGCTTATGCCGACAGCGCAAG GTGGAATGCCCCCGACGCCACAGGCAGTCCAGATAGGGGGGCAGAACCAGAACCAGCAGCAGTACGACCCATCCAAAGGCCCCCCGGTGCAGAACGCTGCCAGCCTTCACACTCCTCCGCCCCAGCTGCCGGGTCGACTTCCCCAAGCCGCGCTCCCTATGGCGGCTCTGCCTCTCGCTCTGTCCCAGCCTCAGCCTGTGGTGCTGGAGCAGCAGTGCCAGGTTCCCGGCGGGCAGCTACAGCCACAGGTGAAGCTGCAGGGGGCAGCGGCTGTGCTGGCTGCGGTGAACCCTCACCCACAGCTGCAGATGCAGCTCCaaatacagcagcagcagcagcaaacgcAGCCGATCGTGCACCCGGGACAGGCC ACTGTCGCGCTGGTCCGGCCTGGAGCGGAGACGACCCAGACGGCTCAGCGTCTGATCCCCAACCCCACGTCCTCCTCCGTCATGTCCAGCGCACCTTTATCCTCTTTGCCCTCCCCTCTCCCGTCCGCTCCGGTCAGGGCTCCTGTGCCTCACGTGCTCTCTTCTGCCTTGCACTCTAAACTCACCGTCTCTAACGGCACCGCGGCGCCGAAGGTCTCCACGCTGAACCAGGGCTCGGCTGTAAACAACGTCCAGGAGAGCCCTCAGGACAAGCAGGCAGAGCAGGCTAAACTG GAGAACCAAGTGCACCAGCGCATCGCTGAGCTGAGGAAGGAGGGACAGTGGTCTGCTAGTCGGCTCCCTAAACTTCAGGAAGCCAGTCGGCCCAAATCGCACTGGGACTACCTGCTGGAGGAGATGCAGTGGATGGCTGCCGATTTCGCGCAGGAAAGACGCTGGAAGATGGCCGCCGCCAAAAAg cTGGTTCGCACTTGCGCTCGTTACCACGTCGAGGCGAGGAAAACCGACGAGAGGAAGAAGACAGAGGAGGAGCTGAGGTTGAGAAACATAGCCGGCGTCATCGCACGCGAAGTGGACTACTTCTGGTCCAACATCGAACAG GTGGTGGAAATCAAGCTCCATCTGGAGATCTTATGCAAAAGACAGAAAGCACTCAGGCTACAGAAATCAGGAAACAAAG GACAGAGCAGTAAAGCAGCTCCAGCTTCAGGGGAGAAGGACAGCAGGGTGGTG GAGTCTGTGAGCACTCGCAAGAGAAAGACGAGCAAGTCTCTTTCGGACGTAGAAG ctgAAGACGAGGAGAGCACGATAGAGGAGCAGGAGGCCATGGAAGtggctgctgagcaaaaagaggAGCTTGTTGAACTCACTAAGGAAG ACAGGGACAGTTGTCCGTTGGGAAGCCCTCACGAGCCGGTTCTCATCGACACGCTCCTGAGCGACGAGCAGTACCACGGATCCGAACGGAGCAGCAGCGCCTCAGGAACCGACGGCAAACCCATGAAGGATATAGCAGAAGTGTCTCGGGCTACAGACCTGATCCTACCTAAAGGCAGCGCTAGGACAACACCCATC ACTCGTCTTCCGGTGCCCTCCCTCCTTCACGGCACTCTGAGAGATTACCAGCAGGTGGGTGTCGAGTGGCTGGCTAACCTGCACCGGAAACATCTCAACGGCATTCTGGCAGACGAGACCGGACTTGGGAAGACCGTCCAGACCGTGGCCTACCTCGCGCACCTCGCTTGTCATGAAG GTATTTGGGGCCCTCACCTGGTGGTGGTAAGAACATGCAAGTTGCTAAACTGGGAACTGGAGTTCAAGCGTTGGTGCCCTGGCCTCAAAATCGTTTTGTACTTGGGCAGCAAGAGAGAGCGCAGATACAAACGATCG TGGTGGTCCGAGCCCAACGGCTTCCACGTTTGCCTCACGTCGTACAAGCTGCTGCTGAAGGACCAGGCTCACTTCATGAAGAGGCGCTGGAGGCACCTGGTGCTGGACGAAGTGCAGCTGATCAAGAACATGACTGAGAAGCACTGGGAAACCATCTTTAAGCTCAGGAG CCAGCAGAGGATCCTGCTGATCAACAGCCAACTAAAGAACACACTGCGAGAGATGTGGACCATGACACACTTCCTCCTGCCTGGGATCACACGCTCGTACCTGGACTTTCCCATCCAACCAGGAACAGACCAAAACCAGGACTACTGCCACAAACTGGTCATCAGACTatacagg ATGATTCAGCCCTTCATCCTCCGTCGCTCCAAGAGAGATGTGGAGAAGCAGCTGCCTAAGAAGTACGAGCACATCCTGAAGTGCCGTCTCTCTGCCAGGCAGAAGAGCATGTACGAGGACATCCTCACGCAGACCAG tgctcaGGAGGCTCTAAAGACAGGACACTTTGTAAGCGTGCTCCAGGTTCTAATGCAGCTGCAGAGGATCTGTAATCACCCAGATTTGATCCAGATCAGAGACACCTCCAGCTCGTACACATGCCAAAGCCTTCAGTACAACACGCCATCTTTACTGCTCACAGCTCTGCAGAAGGACCAgtggaag ACCGTAGACTTGTCCCTTTTCGACCTGATCGGTAACGAGGGCAGACTGACGCGCTTCGAGACGACAGACGTTCTTCCCAAACTCAGACTCAGTCAGCAGCTCATCGAGGAGATCCACAGCGCACCCGCCCCTCCCCCCAGACCCAAAGCGTGCAAGATCAAGCCCATGAG GTTGTTCCAACCAGTGCAGTACGGGACGAAACCCGAGGGGCGTCTCGTGCCCCTGGTCAGCACTTCACAAGGCCAGCGTTCCGCCGCTACCACCACTGCTACCCCCACCACCACTTCTACCCCTACTGCTGTTGCTCAGAACACCCAGGCCAGGGGCAAATCCCCTATTACCACCACCTCATCCGCTCAGG CCAGCAGCACACCAGGACTTGCTGTTGCAGCTGCTCCCTCCACTACCACGTCTACCCATGTGGCTTTAGGTGTAGCAGGGGTGGGTGCCGTAGCCCCCAGACCTTCTGTTGCTCCTCAGCCTCTATCCACCCACTCCCTACTACCCCAGAGACTGCTCCTCAGCTCCCAGGCCCAGGCTCGCTTGCCTA GCGGAGACGTGGTGAAAGTGGCCCAGTTGGCGTCTCAGAGTCGGATAGCACAAACCGAGACCCCGGTCACACTGCAGTTTCAGGGCAATAAGTTCACGTTGTCACCCAGCCAGCTGCGTCAGCTCACCACAGGACAGCCTCTTCAGCTCCAAG GAAACATTCTGCAGATCGTCTCGACCCCAGGACAGCCGATCCTCAGGCCCCCGGGTCCCTTGGTGATGCAGCCGATGCCGCAGCCAGTTCCTGTTCAGAACTCCACAGGTCCTCCTGCGCTCCCTCCACCCACCCCTGCACCTCCACAGG TCGCCGTGGCTGCTGGTGATACGGCTTCAAGTTCTGATGCCAGGAGCAATGCAAAGCCCTCCACTAATGCTGCACCACAG GAGTCAAGCGAGGAGAAAAACAGGCAGCTGAAGGAGCGTCTAACGCGTCTGTTCGGCGTTAACGAGCGACGTGTTCAGCGTTCTGTCCTGTACGGTGCAGACCTCATCGAGACTTGCTCCGTGACCAGGGGACgcgctcctcctcctctctgtgCGCCCCTGCACTCCCGCTGGACCTGGGTGGGCAGAGACGCCTGTCTGAAAGCACAACAGAACAGTGTTTACACAACAGACTCACTTCGCTCAGCTCTTCAGTCCCATACAGACAGATTACAGGAAGGAGACAGCCTTGTCAAAAG GCTGTCGTGTATCCTTCCTACCGctgtagctccgccccctcaGCTTTACGCAGCCGACCCACCGCCGCCGTACAGTCTGAAGCAGAAGGCGTTCGTGCGGCAGCTTCGGGAAGTCTCCGCCCCTTTTAACTCTGAGATCCGCGCTCTGTCCTGCCCGACTTTGTTTGAGCTTCCTGACAAACACCTGCTGGAAATGGACTCAG gcaagTTGGAGGCATTGTCGATCCTGCTGCACAAACTCAAGTCAGAGGGCAGGAGAGTTCTTATCTTCACTCAGATGGCCAGCATGCTGGACATTCTGGAGGCTTTTCTGGACCGGCGTCATTTTACATTCGTCCGCCTGGACGAGAGCCTGTCCCATCACGAAAGACAG GATCAGATAAAGGTGTTCAACTGCAACAGACAGTTTTTCTGCGCCATCCTGACCAACCGGTGCTGCTCCGCCGTGGGTCACGTGTTCGACGCGGACACGGTCGTGTTCTACGACACGGATCTCAACCCCAGCATGGACGCCCGGACGCAAGAATGGTGCGACAGGGTCGGACGCTCTAAAGACATCCACATCTACAG GCTGGAAAGTGGAAACTCGATAGAGGAGAAACTACTGAAGAACGGCACTAAGGACCTGATCAGGGAAGTGGCAGCTCAAGGCACAGACTACACACTCGCTTTcctcacacag cgcACCATCCAGGACCTGTTTGAGGTAGAAGCTGGATCTGGAGAGAAGGTAGAGGAGTTTGTCGTACTCCACCAGGAACCGTCACCGTCGGAATCCATCCCTCCGCACGTAGCCAGGCCGTACATCCAGGCCCTCAACACTATCACGCTGCACACGCTTCACCCAGAGCACAGAACGGAGCAGAAAGTGCTAGCGAAAGGAGAGAAACAAACGGAGCAGGACGAGGAAGAGGGCGAGGTGACCGAGGAGGCGTCTCAGCTAGAGGAGCTGGCGTCTGTCGTAGAGCAG CTGACTCCTATCGAGAGATACGCGCTTCATTGCCTGGAGTATCTTCACGTCGCTAACGACGAGGCCGTCGCTAAG GAACGCACCGAAGCTTCTAAACGAGTCTGGGAGATGCGGCAGCAGCAGAAGCGAAAGCGTGAAGAACAGGAGCAGGCCGCGCTAGAGGACGAGGAAGATCTCTTCACCTACACCAGAGAGGATGCCTACAACATG GAGTACGTGTTCGAGTCTACAGACGGTCAGACAGAAATCATGCCG CTGTGGACGCCACCGACGCCACCTCAAGACGATAACGACATCTACATCGACTCCGTCATCTGCCTGATGTATGACTCCGCCCCCATGCCTGAGTCTAAACTGCCCCCGGTGTACATCCGGAAGGAGCACAAGAGACCCAAGATGGACCCGTCAT CCATGGGCCGTAAGAAGAAGAAGGGTCACGGTGAGACGGTGATCCCACCGCGGTCGCTCTTCGATAAGGCGAGCATGTTGAAGGTGCGGCGAGAAGGAAAGGACCAGAAGAAGAACTTCTCTCTGAAGCAGCAGGCTCCGTTCGCCAAGCCGCTGCCCTCGCTGGTCAAACCCACCATGGAGCCGGGACAGGACAATCCAGAGTGGCTCATCAGTGAAGACTGGGCTCTGCTGCAG GCTGTGAAACAGCTACTCGAGCTCCCTCTGAACCTGACCATCGTGTCACCGGCTCACACACCGAACTGGGACCTGGTGAGCGACGTGGTCAGCTCCTGCAGCAGGATCTACCGCTCGCCGAAACAGTGCCGCAGCCGCTACGAGAACGTCATCATCCCCCGCGAGGAGGGCAAG TTAATTTACGAAGCTAATCCCAAGAAGAAGACCAAGAGCACCTATAAG ACGAAGAACAGCCGCCCGCTGCGCACGTGTCAGATCTACACCCAGGACGACAACGCCACCCAGATCCAGCTCTACAACAACCGCTTCGAGCTCATGAAGATCATCGCCAGCAAGAGGAGTCCTCCGATAAAACCTCT gCTGGGACTGAATCCGTTCCAGAAGAACCCTAAACATGCTTCTGTCTTGGCTGAAAG TGGGATCAGCTATGATAAACCCCTGCCTCCTATCCAGGTGGCctctcagagagcagagaggaTCGCTAAAGAGAAGAAG GCTCTGGCAGAGCAGCAGAGGGCTCAGCAGTTAGCTCAGCAGCAGACAGCAGGAGCGACCCCAGGGACTCCAGGGGCAACCACTCAGCCTCAAGCCCAGCCACAGGCTGCTCCTGCCGGTCTACAGGCCACTGGAGTTCCTCAGGGAACCCAGCAAGGAGCTTCCGCAGTCCCGAACACCGCCGTGCTG ACTGGAACCATCAAGACCGCAGCTACTAACACAGGCATTCAGACAG CAGCTGCAGTGGGAGGGAACGTGATCGTGAACACCGTAGCCAGCGTATCTCCAGGCCAGTTTCAGGGAAACAAGCGGCTCGCTTCTCCCGTCATTTCTGGAGCTTTAGct GTCACAGGTGCTGCAACAGCTCAGGTGGTTCACAACCAGCAGAGGGCTGTCGCTTCTGTCCCCGCTGCCACCTCGGCTGAAGTTGTGGCCATAGCGACCAGCCAGGGTGTCCGTGCCGTAACCCCGGTGACCGCCTCGGCTGTGGTGTCCTCGAGTCTGACTCCGGTGTCACAGGCACGCTCGCTCGTCGCTCAGg GGTTGTCCCAGGGGAAGCCGATCACTCAGGCTCAACTGCAGATCATtaggcagcagcagcagctccaaCAGCAGCaaccacagcagcagcagcaggctgGTTCTCCTCAGATAAAAGCAGTGAACAAACCACAGCag ATTCATAAGCAGAAGCTGCAGGTAGTAGCTGCTCAGGGACAGCAGTCCACCGTTACCCAGCAGGTCCAGGCCGCTCCGACACCGCAGACCAGCACGCAGCTCACTCCGGTGGCCGCCGTGCCCAGACCTGGTGCCGTGCTCACGGGGACCACGGCCCCTAGTCTGCAGGTGGCTAGACTG ACGCGAGTCCCGGCTTCGGGCACCATCACAGCTCAGGCGGGGCAGACGGCCCAGGTGACTCTGACCAAACCTCCTCCGGTGGTGTCCGTTCCAGCCGTGGTGTCTTCCACCGGAGTCACGACGCTGCCGGTGACCGTCGCTGGAATCAGCGTGGCTATAGGACAGCCCCAGAAAACAG tgtCCGTTGGGCCTGTGGTAGGTTCATTCCAGGTTCAGCAGTTGTTGCAGCGACAGAAGCAGCAGGCGGCACCACAACAGAAAGTAGCACAACCTCAACAGACGCAGGCCGCAGTACAGCAGAAG TTGGCCACTCAGCAGGCGGCTCAGGGCCCACAGAAGGTGACGTACACAACCACACAGCTGCAGCCGGGCATTAAGACTCAGTTCTTCACTTCTCTCTCTGCCCCGGCACAGAAGTCTGCCACTACACAGCAGATccag GTGACTAAAATCCCTCAGATTGCAGTGCAACAGCAGATAGTGTCCTCTCCCCAGCAG atccaGGCCCAGCCTCACACAGTAACTCTCACCCAGACGGCTGCTGCTCCCGGATCGTCTCCTCAGGCTCAGGTGCAGATGATCCCCACAGGCTCCACCTCTGCCCCACAGGTTGTCCATCAGAAACtcctccagcagcagcagccacagCAGCAGGTTGTCACCACACCAGCTCCCGTCTCCTCCCCTCAGATTCAGGTTCCGGCTCCTCAAAGCCCCGCGCAGCAGCAGAGCTCCACAGTGACCCCTACAGCCGACGCACCGGTACAGCAGCCTGGAACGCCACAGCCTCAACCGGGCAAAGCAAACGCACGTGCAGGAGCCGCCATGCGCGCCAAAACACCCGCCAAACCCAGCGGAGGCAGctag